Below is a genomic region from Ketogulonicigenium vulgare WSH-001.
TGTGTGCCTGACAGCAGGATTTGCGGCGGAATGCCCGCGTCCCCCGGCGCGCGCCAATAGGTCTTCCACCCCGGCGCCAGCGTGATCTGCACACCCGCGATCTGGGTGCCGCGATCCGTGCGCCAGCCGGGCAGGATGCGCATTTCGACCACATCGCGCAGATCCTCGGCCGCGGCGGGGGCGAGTGCGGCCCCCATTGCGAGCGGCATCAGCATCAAAGACAGGGCGAGCTTGCGTAAATTCATGCCACTGTCTTGCGGCAATTCAGCGCGTAATAAAAGTCACTTTGGCGCGAAACCCTGTGATCAGGGCTATTGCACAGGGGCGGTTGCGGTCACATCTTTAACCCATGGAACAGATTGACCAGAACCTGACCGGCAAGTTTTTGATTGCCATGCCTGATATGGCCGATGAGCCCTTTCGCCAAAGCCTGATCTATCTGTGTTCGCACGGGGATGACGGGGCGCTGGGGCTGATCGTGAACAAGCCGACCGAGGGGCTGAACCTGAATGCGGTGATGACGCATATGGGGATCGATGTCGCGCGGGGCGTGGCGGCCAAGGGCGGCCGCGCGCTGATGCGTTTTGGCGGCCCGGTCGAGCCCGGGCGCGGCTTTGTGCTGCACGGCCCCGATTACGAGGCGGATGAGGGCACGGTGAATGTCAGCGATGCCATCCGCATGACCGCCTCGCGCGAGATATTGGAACAGGTGGCGATGGGCAGCGGCCCACAGCGTGCGGCCTATTTTCTGGGCTATGCCGGGTGGGGGGCAGGCCAGCTCGAGGCAGAGATCGCCGATAACGGCTGGCTGGTCGCCTCGTCCAGCAGCGATCTGATCTTTGCCGAGGATTTCGACGCCAAATGGGCGCGGGCCCTGCGCGGGCTGGGGGTCGAGCCAGCCTTGCTGTCCAGCAGCGGCGGCCGCGCCTAAAGGCGCGCGATCGCCTCGATCAGGCGCGCGCGGGCGGCGGGCAGGGCTGCGCCATCATGCAGGCGGTGCAGCAAGAACCATTCAGTGGTGGCCAGCGCTTGCAGGATGTCGGACGTATCCGCATCGCCCTCGCCGCGCATGACGGCGGGCAGGGGTAACAGGCGCTCGGCCCATGCGCCCGCGCCAGATTTACTTACCGCACGGCCGGATTTGGGCGAGACATAGCACAGATCATCTGCTGCACCGGTCACCGCGCAGGTGGTCAGATCAAGGCCAAATCCCCCCTCGCGCAGCAGGACCATTTCCCATTGCAGATAGGCAAGCGGCCATAGTGATTGCCAATCCTCGACGCCAACCAGATCCAGCAGGGCGGTGCTTTGGGCATAAAATGCGGTATGCGGCACGCGTTCGGGCATGGTGGCGGCCAGCAGCGCAGTGACCGCAGCCCCCGCAGCCAGCGAGAGGCGGTCTTGCATCAGGAACCCCGCGCGGGATCGGATCAATTCAGGTTGTAAACTGCCAAGGTGATCATCGAGGCGCGCACGCCAACGCAGGGACAGTTGATTGCCGGGGATCAGCACCGGCTGCATCCGGCTGCCCGCGCCGCCGCGCACAAGGCCGCTGATCTTGCCGCGCTCTTGGGTGAAAACCTGCGCGATGACGCCCGCCTCGCCGTGGCGATGGGTGGTCAGCAAAATCCCCTCGTCCTGCCAGTCGATCATCGCCTGTGCCTTTTGCTATTCCGCCAAGCCTTCTTGTTCCAGCAAATGCCGACCGGCGCGATCCTCGACCTCGATCACCCATAGATCACGGTCGAAACTGCGCTGGCGGGCAATGGTTGCATCAACATCCGCCTCGGCGCCGCTTGCCAGCACAACCCAGGCGCGCTGGCCAGACATCAGATCATAGCTGCGCTGGAACAGCCGCGCCTGCCCGTCGAGCGTGCTGGATTTCACCAGCACCGCCCCGGCGGTCGCGTCGCCCTTTTTCACCACAAAGGCGGGAATATCGGCAAGGCGCAGGCGCTGCAGATAAGCGCCCACC
It encodes:
- the recO gene encoding DNA repair protein RecO, whose protein sequence is MIDWQDEGILLTTHRHGEAGVIAQVFTQERGKISGLVRGGAGSRMQPVLIPGNQLSLRWRARLDDHLGSLQPELIRSRAGFLMQDRLSLAAGAAVTALLAATMPERVPHTAFYAQSTALLDLVGVEDWQSLWPLAYLQWEMVLLREGGFGLDLTTCAVTGAADDLCYVSPKSGRAVSKSGAGAWAERLLPLPAVMRGEGDADTSDILQALATTEWFLLHRLHDGAALPAARARLIEAIARL
- a CDS encoding DUF1491 family protein — protein: MPEARLATDFWVGAYLQRLRLADIPAFVVKKGDATAGAVLVKSSTLDGQARLFQRSYDLMSGQRAWVVLASGAEADVDATIARQRSFDRDLWVIEVEDRAGRHLLEQEGLAE
- a CDS encoding YqgE/AlgH family protein codes for the protein MEQIDQNLTGKFLIAMPDMADEPFRQSLIYLCSHGDDGALGLIVNKPTEGLNLNAVMTHMGIDVARGVAAKGGRALMRFGGPVEPGRGFVLHGPDYEADEGTVNVSDAIRMTASREILEQVAMGSGPQRAAYFLGYAGWGAGQLEAEIADNGWLVASSSSDLIFAEDFDAKWARALRGLGVEPALLSSSGGRA